A stretch of the Candidatus Saccharimonadales bacterium genome encodes the following:
- a CDS encoding DUF2807 domain-containing protein, whose translation MAGTEIEQFLGAGRDLADRKGLPTTRPRIIESWNPHEVHTIKLETMLGQVAIMPQQTDHVSLAGFGGDEEMISRLRANVQSGVLNIEGELPFKPGQSGGGSHNVFGDNVVIMSGSAYIGGGSFSTNGRGGQRRLIVGGREVDLSRHIQLAIIVPVGTNVRVGDIVGAVGIGPNLGGALDFTARFDTHIFAYDVTELTGEVIGQGHAEVQLVQESADVHVSGQGNFILGSVSGKFDARVSGQGNIRVAGGSSRSMRARVSGQGSIDHRGTVLDSANLRVSGMGSINANRVSGDVDARVSGMGNIVANGRTYRPRW comes from the coding sequence ATGGCCGGTACCGAGATCGAGCAGTTCCTGGGCGCAGGCCGCGACTTGGCCGACCGCAAGGGTCTGCCGACGACGCGTCCGCGCATCATCGAGAGCTGGAACCCCCACGAGGTGCACACCATCAAGCTGGAAACCATGCTCGGACAAGTCGCCATCATGCCACAGCAGACCGACCATGTGTCGCTCGCCGGCTTCGGTGGTGACGAGGAGATGATCAGTCGACTGCGCGCCAACGTGCAGAGCGGTGTCCTGAACATCGAGGGCGAGCTGCCGTTCAAGCCGGGTCAATCCGGTGGTGGTTCGCACAACGTGTTCGGGGACAACGTAGTCATCATGAGCGGTTCGGCCTACATCGGTGGTGGCAGCTTCTCGACCAATGGTCGTGGCGGACAGCGCAGGCTGATCGTTGGCGGACGTGAAGTCGACCTGTCGCGTCACATCCAGCTTGCGATCATCGTCCCGGTCGGTACCAACGTCCGAGTAGGCGATATAGTCGGCGCGGTCGGCATCGGTCCGAACCTGGGCGGTGCTCTGGACTTCACTGCACGTTTCGACACACACATCTTCGCCTACGACGTCACCGAACTCACTGGTGAGGTTATTGGCCAAGGTCATGCCGAGGTGCAACTCGTCCAGGAGTCGGCTGACGTCCATGTCTCCGGCCAGGGCAATTTCATCCTCGGTTCGGTGAGTGGCAAGTTCGACGCGCGCGTGTCGGGTCAAGGCAACATTCGTGTCGCCGGTGGCAGCTCGCGTTCCATGCGTGCCCGCGTCTCCGGCCAGGGTTCGATCGACCACCGTGGTACCGTCCTCGACAGCGCGAACCTAAGGGTCTCGGGGATGGGCAGCATCAATGCCAACCGGGTTTCCGGTGACGTCGATGCACGCGTATCAGGGATGGGCAACATCGTGGCCAACGGCCGCACGTATCGCCCACGCTGGTGA
- a CDS encoding G5 domain-containing protein, translated as MKKQYQRYRNTYRQNHSKHVKRARLAARHPFAVPVFTLLCLIGITGLLLAIFNRQPATISPNVVYISHDSQQQIVSSKEPTVGALLKKLNLKVNDGDIVEPVLSTPIQQDDFRINIYRAVPVAIVDGDQKQFAFSAATTSRSVARQAGLTIYPEDTIETRPVSNFVADGSIGHEVIIDRATPINVNLYGAPIVMRTHATTIRQLLAEKKVNLKPQDIVNPGIDAPITADARIAIIRNGLTTATVQEDIPMPVQLVPDNTLSYGVSAVRQQGAPGKRAVTYEINTQNGVEVSRKAMQTVIVQQPVTQITAQGANLSGIKGDMALAGIAPSDYQYADYIIGRESGWCPTKWQGEYGGCPPYHGTPTDPSVGYGLCQSTPGSKMANASRGGGPDWGTNPVTQLRWCNHYAVTRHGGWAGAYNYWLRNHHW; from the coding sequence ATGAAGAAACAGTATCAGCGCTACCGCAATACGTATCGCCAAAATCACAGTAAACACGTCAAGCGTGCCCGGTTGGCTGCCCGCCACCCGTTTGCGGTGCCAGTGTTTACGCTGCTCTGCCTTATCGGTATTACCGGATTACTACTCGCCATTTTCAATCGCCAGCCAGCAACGATCAGTCCGAATGTTGTGTATATATCACACGATTCGCAGCAACAGATCGTATCAAGCAAAGAACCGACTGTCGGCGCTTTGCTCAAAAAGCTTAATCTCAAAGTCAATGACGGTGACATCGTCGAACCGGTGCTGTCAACGCCGATACAGCAGGATGATTTCCGGATCAATATTTACCGTGCCGTACCAGTGGCAATCGTGGACGGCGACCAAAAACAATTTGCCTTCAGCGCAGCGACAACATCGCGCAGCGTCGCCCGCCAGGCCGGGCTGACTATTTATCCTGAGGACACTATAGAAACCCGGCCAGTCAGTAATTTTGTGGCTGACGGCAGTATTGGCCATGAGGTGATCATTGACCGGGCGACGCCAATTAATGTGAATTTGTATGGCGCACCAATCGTCATGCGGACTCACGCTACGACGATTCGACAACTGCTGGCCGAGAAGAAAGTAAATCTCAAGCCACAGGATATCGTTAACCCAGGGATTGACGCGCCGATTACAGCTGACGCTCGGATTGCTATTATCCGTAACGGGCTGACGACGGCAACAGTCCAGGAAGACATCCCGATGCCGGTGCAGCTGGTGCCTGACAACACACTGTCCTACGGCGTATCAGCTGTCCGGCAGCAGGGCGCGCCTGGTAAGCGTGCGGTAACGTACGAAATCAATACGCAGAATGGTGTCGAGGTCAGCCGCAAGGCCATGCAGACGGTCATCGTCCAGCAGCCAGTGACGCAGATTACCGCACAAGGCGCTAACCTCAGCGGCATCAAAGGTGATATGGCACTGGCTGGCATCGCACCGAGTGACTACCAGTACGCCGACTATATCATTGGCCGTGAATCTGGCTGGTGTCCGACAAAGTGGCAGGGTGAATACGGCGGCTGCCCGCCGTACCATGGCACACCAACAGACCCGAGCGTTGGCTATGGCCTCTGCCAGTCAACACCGGGTAGTAAAATGGCGAACGCTTCTAGGGGTGGCGGCCCGGATTGGGGCACTAATCCCGTCACGCAGCTGCGATGGTGCAACCACTACGCCGTGACGCGTCATGGCGGCTGGGCTGGGGCTTATAACTACTGGCTGCGCAACCACCACTGGTAA
- a CDS encoding endo-1,4-beta-xylanase: protein MATKTKKNRHTTKLSSRRPNIVAICIVLMIVAAGIVTLMISKAATPLVAAEPEGGTLSAPASVVRDTTASGGNAVTFGASRSKVTLGAAIQIGTINSNATYRNTFLQNFSSLSAEWEMKMEPLQPQQGQFNFGTADAMVNFALTNGKQIRGHTTVWHVSNPGWLTGRSWTAATLDPVMKTHIQTVLAHFRGKVPVWDVVNEPFDDNGGWRQTVWYNALGPNYIANAFRYAHEADPTAKLFLNDYGVEWINPKSTAMYNLVKNLKAQGVPIHGVGFQAHLETEPGGWSPTREEVQANVQRFADLGVDVEFTELDVKTSPTGGTTAQKLKAQANMYANIANACQAVSRCTRITVWGVDDGHTWLGAGEMPLMFNTSYQPKPAYTTVRNIIGY, encoded by the coding sequence ATGGCCACAAAAACTAAAAAAAACCGACATACTACTAAGCTCAGCTCACGACGACCAAATATTGTGGCGATCTGTATTGTCCTGATGATTGTAGCGGCTGGCATCGTCACATTGATGATAAGTAAAGCCGCAACTCCTCTCGTCGCAGCTGAGCCGGAGGGCGGCACATTGTCGGCGCCGGCGTCAGTCGTGAGGGATACGACTGCTTCTGGAGGCAATGCGGTTACGTTCGGCGCCAGCCGCAGCAAGGTCACGCTGGGTGCTGCCATCCAAATCGGCACTATCAACAGCAATGCTACCTACCGGAATACCTTCCTGCAGAACTTCAGTTCATTATCTGCTGAGTGGGAAATGAAAATGGAGCCATTACAACCGCAGCAGGGACAATTCAATTTTGGGACTGCTGACGCCATGGTCAATTTCGCCCTAACAAACGGCAAGCAAATCCGCGGCCACACGACCGTCTGGCATGTATCTAACCCAGGCTGGCTCACCGGTCGCAGCTGGACTGCTGCCACGCTTGATCCAGTTATGAAAACCCACATTCAGACAGTACTGGCGCATTTCAGAGGAAAGGTACCTGTCTGGGATGTAGTTAACGAACCCTTTGACGATAACGGTGGCTGGCGGCAGACCGTCTGGTATAACGCTCTTGGCCCGAACTATATCGCCAATGCTTTCCGGTATGCCCACGAAGCTGATCCAACCGCCAAACTTTTCCTGAACGATTACGGCGTCGAGTGGATCAACCCCAAAAGTACGGCTATGTATAATCTCGTTAAAAACCTCAAAGCCCAAGGTGTCCCGATTCATGGTGTTGGCTTCCAGGCTCATTTAGAGACAGAGCCGGGCGGCTGGTCGCCGACCCGCGAAGAAGTCCAAGCCAATGTCCAGCGCTTCGCTGATCTTGGTGTTGACGTAGAATTTACCGAACTGGACGTAAAAACATCGCCGACTGGCGGCACGACTGCTCAGAAGCTGAAGGCCCAGGCGAATATGTATGCGAATATTGCCAATGCCTGCCAGGCTGTCAGCCGTTGCACCCGGATTACAGTTTGGGGCGTCGATGATGGCCACACCTGGCTTGGCGCCGGTGAAATGCCGCTCATGTTCAACACCAGTTACCAGCCGAAGCCTGCCTACACGACCGTGCGAAATATCATTGGTTACTAA
- the rsmA gene encoding 16S rRNA (adenine(1518)-N(6)/adenine(1519)-N(6))-dimethyltransferase RsmA, with protein MTNNPIPNKSLGQHWLDDELSLENMLIAADVQPDDVVLEIGPGPGALTRLLVQSAAAVTAVEFDPALARDLAKRVPAANLRVVQSDILRFDLTTMATDYKVVANIPYYLTSKLVRVLSESSNSPAIAALLVQKEVAERLAASPGQLSILGVTSQYYWEVSLGPVVGAELFTPPPKVDSQIVVLKRRDVLLFPDVDSKQYFRLVKAGFGAKRKTLLNSLSAGLHLDKQQTTALLEQASISPQLRAQNLSLDQWHELYSAYVKKG; from the coding sequence ATGACAAACAATCCGATACCTAACAAGTCTCTTGGCCAACATTGGCTTGACGACGAGCTCAGCCTCGAAAATATGCTGATTGCTGCCGACGTTCAGCCCGACGACGTCGTACTCGAAATTGGTCCAGGCCCCGGTGCGCTCACCCGGCTACTCGTACAGTCGGCAGCGGCAGTCACGGCAGTTGAATTCGATCCAGCATTGGCACGTGATCTCGCGAAGCGTGTGCCGGCTGCAAACCTTCGGGTTGTACAGAGTGACATTTTGCGGTTTGACCTGACGACGATGGCGACTGATTATAAGGTTGTCGCTAACATTCCGTATTATTTGACGAGTAAACTTGTCCGTGTGCTGTCTGAGTCCTCCAACTCGCCAGCTATTGCTGCCTTGCTCGTGCAAAAAGAAGTCGCCGAGCGGCTGGCAGCGTCCCCAGGGCAGTTGTCGATACTCGGCGTAACCAGCCAGTATTACTGGGAAGTATCACTCGGCCCAGTTGTTGGCGCCGAATTGTTTACGCCGCCGCCAAAGGTGGATTCACAGATTGTGGTACTAAAACGCCGGGACGTACTGCTGTTTCCTGACGTTGATAGCAAACAGTATTTCCGTCTCGTCAAAGCCGGGTTTGGCGCCAAGCGTAAGACACTGCTTAATTCGCTCAGTGCCGGCCTGCATCTGGACAAACAACAAACAACTGCGCTGCTCGAACAAGCCAGTATCAGCCCGCAGCTACGGGCACAGAATCTGTCGCTGGATCAATGGCACGAACTCTACAGTGCCTATGTAAAAAAGGGTTGA
- a CDS encoding NUDIX domain-containing protein, translated as MRLPTRLGIVAFWLSWPGLWLYLRWSQRTRLLIVCEDEILVTKTWLGDGRWSLPGGGLHRREDKTSGLLREVREEIGLTLQSADIEFLRSELYRSRGLRFMCHYYTVQLPQKPALDLQRFEITDASWVNPKQVTPEQFGLDVHTAVAAARL; from the coding sequence ATGCGGCTGCCAACGCGACTTGGCATTGTCGCCTTTTGGCTGAGCTGGCCCGGACTATGGCTGTATCTGCGATGGAGCCAGCGAACCAGATTGCTCATTGTCTGCGAAGATGAGATTTTGGTCACGAAAACCTGGCTTGGGGATGGCCGCTGGTCACTGCCCGGCGGAGGGTTGCATCGCCGCGAAGACAAGACGAGTGGATTGCTGCGTGAAGTTCGAGAGGAGATCGGCCTGACGTTGCAGTCAGCTGATATTGAATTTCTAAGGAGCGAATTATACCGCTCACGCGGCTTACGCTTCATGTGTCATTATTACACTGTGCAGTTGCCGCAAAAGCCAGCGCTTGATTTGCAGCGATTTGAGATTACCGATGCCAGCTGGGTGAATCCAAAGCAGGTAACACCTGAGCAGTTTGGGCTTGATGTTCACACGGCGGTTGCGGCTGCCCGCTTGTAA